The Lactuca sativa cultivar Salinas chromosome 2, Lsat_Salinas_v11, whole genome shotgun sequence genome includes a window with the following:
- the LOC111918909 gene encoding stress enhanced protein 2, chloroplastic, translating to MALAARQIVCNLKSEKPVVQRDEPVAGRLPSLPVQKVRLTDTAAVKAESGKILLQPRVCTLRSYGSDRSGVMKMRSADDSGGDEVSRFFEMLSEYIESSKKSQDFEIISGRLAMMVFAGTVTMEVVTGNSLFRKMDLQGIEEAAGVCLGVVVCAAAFAWFSGARNTVGGIFSVRCNTFIDSLIDQVVDGLFYETDVSDWSDL from the exons ATGGCTTTGGCTGCTCGACAAATTGTTTGCAATCTCAAGTCGGAAAAACCGGTGGTTCAAAGAGATGAACCGGTGGCTGGGCGGCTGCCATCGCTTCCAGTTCAGAAGGTGAGGCTGACAGATACGGCCGCCGTGAAGGCAGAGAGTGGGAAGATCTTATTGCAGCCAAGGGTGTGCACGCTTAGATCGTACGGTTCAGATCGTTCCGGTGTGATGAAGATGCGAAGCGCCGACGACAGCGGCGGCGATGAGGTGTCCCGGTTCTTCGAGATGCTTTCGGAGTACATCGAGAGTTCCAAAAAAAGCCAAGACTTTGAAATCATCTCCGGTCGTCTAGCCATG ATGGTTTTTGCAGGGACAGTGACAATGGAAGTTGTAACAGGTAACTCATTATTCAGAAAGATGGATTTACAAGGGATTGAGGAGGCTGCAGGGGTGTGTTTGGGTGTAGTAGTTTGTGCTGCAGCTTTTGCTTGGTTCTCCGGCGCTCGTAACACAGTCGGCGGGATCTTCTCCGTTCGTTGCAATACCTTTATTGATTCTCTTATTGATCAAGTTGTTGATGGGTTGTTCTATGAGACTGATGTTAGCGATTGGTCTGATCTTTGA
- the LOC111918908 gene encoding 4-alpha-glucanotransferase, chloroplastic/amyloplastic produces the protein MAVHSLSILPLLPSHPKLSNFFTNNSFSSLRFLQKTITTRHIRNLSVTSAMSVDAYAVGEDLPVDYADWLPKAEPGDRRRAGVLLHPTSFPGPYGIGDLGDQAFQFIDWLHEAGCSLWQVLPLVPPGRKANEEGSPYSGQDANCGNTLLISLDELVKDGLLMKEELPEPLDSDRVNYDTVASIKDPLIAKAAKRLISSEGHLKRQLENFQKDPDVASWLEDAAYFAAIDDTYNTYNWYDWPEPLKNRHLSALEDIYQSKKDFIDIFIAQQFLFQRQWKNIRHYAQTKGISIMGDMPIYVGYHSADVWANKKYFLLNRKGFPVLVSGVPPDAFSETGQLWDSPLYDWKAMEEDKFSWWVNRLQRAQDLFDEFRIDHFRGFSGFWAVPSEAKIATLGKWKVGPGSSLFDAIFRAVGKINIIAEDLGVITEDVVQLRKSIGAPGMAVLQFGFGSDSANPHLPHNHEQNQVVYTGTHDNDTIRGWWDALQQEEKCNVLEYLSISVDDDISWALIRAALSSVAQTSIIPMQDILGLGSSARMNIPATQSGNWGWRIPNSMSFSSMETEAKKLRDMLLMYGRL, from the exons ATGGCGGTTCATTCTCTCTCAATATTGCCTCTCCTACCATCCCATCCGAAATTGAGCAACTTCTTTACCAACAATTCCTTCTCCTCGCTTCGTTTTCTGCAGAAAACAATCACAACTAGGCACATTCGTAATCTCTCCGTCACATCCGCTATGTCAGTTGACGCATACGCCGTCGGTGAGGACTTGCCGGTGGACTACGCGGATTGGCTTCCGAAAGCTGAACCTGGTGATAGGAGAAGAGCGGGAGTGCTTCTTCACCCGACTTCCTTTCCTGGACCCTACGGCATTGGAGACCTCGGTGATCAGGCTTTTCAGTTCATAGATTGGCTTCATGAAGCTGGTTGCTCACTTTGGCAG GTTCTCCCACTTGTTCCACCAGGCAGGAAGGCTAACGAGGAGGGATCCCCATACTCAGGCCAG GATGCAAATTGTGGTAACACACTCTTGATATCCCTCGATGAGCTTGTTAAAGATGGTTTGTTAATGAAAGAAGAGCTTCCTGAACCACT GGACTCAGATCGTGTAAATTATGATACTGTTGCTTCCATAAAGGATCCTTTGATAGCCAAg GCTGCAAAGAGACTCATTTCAAGTGAGGGGCATCTCAAAAGACAGCTTGAAAATTTCCAAAAAGATCCTGATGTTGCAA GTTGGCTAGAAGATGCAGCATATTTTGCAGCCATTGATGACACTTATAACACATATAATTGGTATGATTGGCCTGAACCTTTAAAGAATCGCCATCTTTCTGCATTAGAAGACATTTACCAAAGTAAAAAAGATTTT ATCGACATTTTTATCGCACAACAGTTCTTATTTCAAAGACAATGGAAAAACATTCGCCATTATGCACAAACGAAGGGAATAAGCATAATGGGAGACATGCCTATTTATGTTGGTTATCACAGTGCTGATGTTTGGGCTAACAAAAAATACTTTTTGCTC AACAGGAAAGGGTTCCCGGTTTTGGTTAGTGGTGTTCCCCCTGATGCATTTAGTGAAACTGGTCAACTTTGGGACAG CCCGTTATATGACTGGAAAGCAATGGAAGAAGATAAATTTTCATGGTGGGTAAATCGTTTACAACGTGCACAGGATTTATTTGATGAGTTCAGAATAGATCACTTCAGGGGATTTTCTGGCTTTTGGGCTGTTCCTTCTG AAGcaaaaattgccactttgggtAAATGGAAG GTGGGACCAGGGAGTTCTTTATTCGATGCAATTTTTAGAGCTGTTGGGAAGATCAACATCATAGCAGAAGACTTG GGAGTAATAACAGAGGATGTAGTCCAGCTCAGAAAATCAATTGGTGCACCTGGGATGGCTGTTCTTCAGTTTG GTTTTGGAAGTGATTCAGCAAACCCTCATTTGCCTCACAATCATGAGCAAAATCAAGTTGTATATACTGGAACTCACGATAATGACACG ATACGAGGTTGGTGGGATGCTTTGCAACAAGAAGAAAAATGCAAT gtGCTTGAGTATTTATCAATTTCTGTGGATGATGATATTTCATGGGCTTTAATCCGGGCTGCCTTGTCTTCAGTAGCCCAAACTTCAATCATTCCAATGCAGGATATTCTCGGGTTGGGGAGTTCTGCTAGAATGAATATTCCAGCAACACAG TCTGGAAATTGGGGTTGGAGGATACCAAATTCTATGAGTTTTTCAAGTATGGAAACAGAAGCAAAGAAGCTAAGGGATATGCTTTTGATGTACGGACGATTATGA